One genomic region from Neoarius graeffei isolate fNeoGra1 chromosome 4, fNeoGra1.pri, whole genome shotgun sequence encodes:
- the LOC132884972 gene encoding dTDP-D-glucose 4,6-dehydratase-like isoform X4 encodes MSGKNESINKPQLDHKTILVTGGAGFIGSHLILLLAARYPLWRIINVDSLNYCSSLKNLLDLENTSTYKFVQGDVCDQYFIDHIFSTENIDIVFHCAAQSHVENSFLYPSQFMHVNAAGTTVLLQAAFESGVEKFIYMSTDEVYGDSLDKCFDESSPKRPTNPYSASKAAAENIVMSYWKNYKLPVVIARSSNVYGPRQYHEKVIPRFLFLLEQDQKCTIQGTGLQSRHFLYVDDVTEALLILMKRGIMGEIYNIAGNFEITIIQLARELMMMTGQ; translated from the exons ATGTCAGGTAAAAATGAGAGTATCAACAAACCACAGCTGGATCATAAAACTATCCTTGTTACTGGGGGAGCTGGGTTCAT TGGGTCGCATCTGATCTTACTTTTGGCTGCAAGATATCCTCTGTGGCGAATCATCAATGTTGATTCA TTGAACTATTGCTCAAGTTTGAAGAATCTCCTTGATCTTGAGAACACAAGTACTTACAAATTCGTTCAG GGGGATGTATGTGACCAATACTTCATTGATCATATCTTTTCTACTGAAAATATAGACATTGtctttcattgtgctgctcaatcACACGTTG AAAATTCCTTCTTGTATCCATCCCAGTTCATGCATGTGAATGCAGCTGGCACAACTGTGCTGCTCCAAGCAGCATTTGAATCTGGAGTTGAAAAGTTCATCTATATGAGCACCGATGAGGTATATGGAGACAGTCTGGACAAG TGTTTTGATGAGTCAAGCCCAAAACGGCCGACCAATCCATATTCAGCATCAAAAGCTGCTGCTGAAAACATTGTGATGTCGTACTGGAAAAATTACAAG CTCCCTGTAGTAATTGCACGGAGCAGTAATGTATATGGACCACGGCAATATCATGAAAAG gttATTCCAAGATTTTTATTTCTCTTAGAACAGGACCAAAAATG CACTATTCAGGGGACAGGCCTCCAGTCCCGTCACTTTCTCTATGTAGATGATGTGACTGAGGCACTCTTGATACTCATGAAGAGGGGCATCATGGGAGAGATTTACAACATTGCAGGCAACTTTGAAATCACAATCATACAGCTGGCTAGAGAGCTGATGATGatg
- the LOC132884972 gene encoding dTDP-D-glucose 4,6-dehydratase-like isoform X3 — translation MSGKNESINKPQLDHKTILVTGGAGFIGSHLILLLAARYPLWRIINVDSLNYCSSLKNLLDLENTSTYKFVQGDVCDQYFIDHIFSTENIDIVFHCAAQSHVENSFLYPSQFMHVNAAGTTVLLQAAFESGVEKFIYMSTDEVYGDSLDKCFDESSPKRPTNPYSASKAAAENIVMSYWKNYKLPVVIARSSNVYGPRQYHEKVIPRFLFLLEQDQKCTIQGTGLQSRHFLYVDDVTEALLILMKRGIMGEIYNIAGNFEITIIQLARELMMMVKNASNDELDDRLQYVDDS, via the exons ATGTCAGGTAAAAATGAGAGTATCAACAAACCACAGCTGGATCATAAAACTATCCTTGTTACTGGGGGAGCTGGGTTCAT TGGGTCGCATCTGATCTTACTTTTGGCTGCAAGATATCCTCTGTGGCGAATCATCAATGTTGATTCA TTGAACTATTGCTCAAGTTTGAAGAATCTCCTTGATCTTGAGAACACAAGTACTTACAAATTCGTTCAG GGGGATGTATGTGACCAATACTTCATTGATCATATCTTTTCTACTGAAAATATAGACATTGtctttcattgtgctgctcaatcACACGTTG AAAATTCCTTCTTGTATCCATCCCAGTTCATGCATGTGAATGCAGCTGGCACAACTGTGCTGCTCCAAGCAGCATTTGAATCTGGAGTTGAAAAGTTCATCTATATGAGCACCGATGAGGTATATGGAGACAGTCTGGACAAG TGTTTTGATGAGTCAAGCCCAAAACGGCCGACCAATCCATATTCAGCATCAAAAGCTGCTGCTGAAAACATTGTGATGTCGTACTGGAAAAATTACAAG CTCCCTGTAGTAATTGCACGGAGCAGTAATGTATATGGACCACGGCAATATCATGAAAAG gttATTCCAAGATTTTTATTTCTCTTAGAACAGGACCAAAAATG CACTATTCAGGGGACAGGCCTCCAGTCCCGTCACTTTCTCTATGTAGATGATGTGACTGAGGCACTCTTGATACTCATGAAGAGGGGCATCATGGGAGAGATTTACAACATTGCAGGCAACTTTGAAATCACAATCATACAGCTGGCTAGAGAGCTGATGATGatg